The window AAGACAAACTTCCCGTCAATAATTGCTTCAAATCCTGCGCCAGAGTAAGTCTTTTGCTTTTCAATAATAATGTACACAATGAGTCGATCATAGCGTTTGTATAACCCATGCTGCACAAATTTGCGAAGCGTCTCTTTTACCTTTTCACTATCTGGCGTAGCTGTTATCTGGAAAGCTACGCGCTCAGTGTCATCAGCTAGATCAATACCAGGAAAGTTTGCTCGTTCGGAAGTGTTAAGGTTGCGGAGGTCTGGATAGGGATAAATCGCTTTAAAGAGGGGCACTAACAAATGCTCCGATACAAGATTAATATCCGTCTCCCGCATCACAGTGGCACCTTTGACCTGGGCGACGTAACGTGCCATTAGTTCAGTGATGCGATTGTGTGAGCGTAGTAACTGCATTGTAGGGAAGCCTCGGATTCTTGTTTAGGGCGCTGTATCGCCTAGCCCTTAGAACTTTCGTCCTAACATTCTACATTGGTTGTCAAGTTATGCTTGAGAAACCTATAAGCTCGTCTGCTCCATCACTTTTCCCCCGCTCTGCTTTGCCAGGTGAACATAGACCTGGGTGGTGTTCAAATTGGCGTGCCCAAGCCACTCCTGAAGCTGGTAGGTGCTCACGCCCTTCTCTGCTTTCTGTGTGGCGAAGGTGTGGCGCAGACTATGTGGACTGATGCGTTTGGTTATACCAGACGCTTGGACATACTTGGCGACGATTTTTCGTACTCCACGCTCCCCGATCGGCTCACCGTAGTAGTTCAAAAACACAGCATCATTGAGGCTATCCGGGCGCTGTGCGAGGTAGTTCTTGAGTGCCTGGGCGACCTTCTTCTCAAGTGCAATGGTACGAGCGCGCATACCTTTGCCGAGGCGCACATGTAACAAAGGGTATGGTTTGGCGCTCATTTCTAAATCTGAAAATCGGAGCGCACATAGCTCCGATACCCGTAGACCTGTTTGCAAGAATACCTGCAAGATAGCATAGTCCCGAGGACTACCGGCGGCGGCCACCAGCATACTGTGGTATTCGTATGGCGCGAGGTGTTTTCTGATGTTTTGCTCACGTTTTGGAGTTGCTACACCAGCGGTCGGCGACTTGACGATGACTTCATGGTCAACCAAGTAGCGGTAGTACTCGCGAATGGCGGCCAGTTTGCGCGCTCGTGAGACACCGGAGAGACCACGGCGAGCACATGCCGTCAGGAATTCGGTGACATCGGTTTTCGTAATCTTCTCAGGAGAGCTCGCATAGCTGTTATTGTCTTTGAGCCAGAGGTAGAACTGTAAGAGGTCAGTCTCATAGGCATGGCGTGTTGCTTCACTGCGGTTTTTCCCTTCGAGACAGCGCAAGAACGCATCAATGCTTTGAACAATCGGTTCCTTACTTCCAAATTGTGCTGTATCCATAAACACCTCCTAACTTTTCTGCAAACGCTGCTGATATGTCCCTATCCTACCCCTTGGTACGTGGCCCCCACAATCCACCAAGGTCTATAAATTATGGCTCCGATAACGTGTAGTGTAGCAGATTATTTGGAACCATCACAGAGGGAGGTCGAGCACGGATTGGTCAGAGACGGGACCGAGAAGAGGGATTATGGGAACCTGACAAAAGATTTATACAGCGTGTTGACCTCGTACGGCGGGCCCGTGTAGGGAGCTTGAGTACATGCGCAGGTATGGTTGGTACCCAGTGTACTTCCGCTTATCGAAGATATGGGAGATGTAAGAGCCTGATCGGAAATTAGATAGCTTGAGGTATACTCCTGGCTAGAGATAGGCTAGGCTCTTTCTGCCAATCCGGTTTCGGTTGTGGTACACTTCAGGTTTACCATAATGAAACCGGAGCACTGATGGCACGCTACGAACTCTCTGACGAACACTATCTGCTGATTGAACCCTTTTTGCCGATTAATGATGGAAAGGTCGGCCATCCTTATGACCCGCACCGTCCGATTCTTAACGGCATTTTCTGGCGACTGCATGCCGGCGCCGCCTGGCCCGACATTCCTGAGCGCTACGGCAACTGGAAGACGATCTATGACCGCTACGTTTCCTGGCGACGCAACGGCATTTGGGATCGCATCCTCAAGGTGCTCCAAACCAAACTGGATGCACATGGTGCAATCGACTGGGAGCAGTGGTCACTGGATGGCACAATCGTCCGTGCGCATCGTGTCGCTGCTGGCGCCGAAAAGAGTGGGCCAGACGGTGAGGTCGAACCCGGCAACCACGCGCTTGGCCGCTCGGTGGGCGGCTTTAGCACCAAAATCCATCTGCTCAGCGATGGCAACGGCATCCCGCTCGATGCCTGTCTCACGCCTGGACAGACCCACGAATCGACCCAGGTCGAAACGATTATGGAGCACGTTGCCATTGAGCGTGCAAGCGGCCGAGTGCGGCGACGGCCTTGTCGCTTGGCAGCCGACCGAGCTTATGATGCCCAGCGCATCCGCCATTTCTTGCGGTTGCGCGGGATCAAGCCGATCATTCCGCCTAAACAGCACAAGGGAAAACGCAAGCGTGGGCGCCCAATCGGCTATGACCGTGAACAGTATCGCCGGCGCAGCGGCATCGAACAGTGCGTAGGGTGGCTGAAAGAGTGTCGCGCGGTCGCGACACGCTACGAGAAATTGGCGCTCAACTATCTCGGGTTGATCAAGTTGGCGTTCATCGAACGGTATCTTCGCCTCCTGACACGTGCCGTCGTGCCGACATAATATCGGAAAACGGATTGGCAGAAAGAGCCTAGTATGTATACGAGAGCAGACCGATGAGCTATCCAAGCGATTTGACCGACGCCCAATGGGAACTGCTCGCGCCGCTGTTCAAGCGTGCGGAAGGGCCAGGGCGTCCACCAGAACTCAACTTGCGTCGGGTGGTCAATGCGCTGTTATACAAGAACCGCACCGGTTGTCAATGGCGCATGTTGCCAACTGACTTCCCAGCCTTTAGTAGCGTGCGCTACTATTTTGACAAATGGCGACACGACGGCACGTGGGTTCGCCTCAACGATCACTTGCGTGAAACACTCCGCGAACAACTCGGTCGAGAGAGCGAACCAAGCATCGCGGTGATTGATAGCCAAAGCGTCAAATCCACAGAAGCAGGCGGCGATTGTGGGTATGACGCCGGGAAAAAAAGTACGCGGTCGCAAACGGCATATTCTGGTTGATACGAATGGCTTGCTGATGCGTGTGATGGTCCATCCAGCCGACATCACCGAAAGTGAAGGCGCCGAATGGCTGCTTGGCAACTGCGACCGCTGCTTTCCGCGCTTACAGACGGTTCGTGCCGATCAAGGCTATAAAGGCTGGTTGCTTGATTGGGCCAAACGCTGCACCAATCTGACCATCGAGATCGTGCAAAAGCCGAAGGACCAGCAAGGCTTTGCGGTCATTCCGAAACGCTGGGTTGTTGAGCGAACCTTTGCCTGGCTTGGACGCAATCGACAGCTCAGTAAAGAGTATGATCGCGACTCTTCATCGAGTGAGTCGTTTGTCTATCTCGCTTCCATTCACTTGATGCTCAAGCGCCTCAAACCGGAATAGTATTTTCCGATCAGGCTCTAAGCACAGTTATTAACAAATCTGCATGTACTTGAGCTACCACCTAGACCAATATATGTGCTATACTCAGCCATAATGGCCGTATCCTAGTTAGGCTTCCTGAGCAAAATATCAACCCCTTGGCCGCCTTGTTTATGTTATGTTTAGTAATCGTTGAAATTTCTTCTCATTGCTAGTTCTGGTATTTATATGCGATATGCCGAGTCACTCTAACAACCGGGTTCCTACTATTCAATGCGGTAGTATTTCGGGAGGGCTCATCAGATGAAGCATCCACGTAACGCAAGCAGAGAAGAGACAAAGCAACTCGTACAATATATGATGGGTCGAGCAGTTTGCTCTGAAGAGGACGCACGAAATATAGTTGAAAATAATTTGAACGTCGCCGTTTTTGATGATTACTATGACAATTATACGTATAGAGGTCGAGTTATGGTTGTTGTTGGAGATTCGTTTGTGAGCGAAGTGTTCGTTTGGGATGAAGGTGGCAGACTATATTCTGTGGATTATCAAACGTGATGAGTTTTGGTAATCAGAATTGTCA of the Candidatus Kouleothrix ribensis genome contains:
- a CDS encoding IS5 family transposase, which produces MARYELSDEHYLLIEPFLPINDGKVGHPYDPHRPILNGIFWRLHAGAAWPDIPERYGNWKTIYDRYVSWRRNGIWDRILKVLQTKLDAHGAIDWEQWSLDGTIVRAHRVAAGAEKSGPDGEVEPGNHALGRSVGGFSTKIHLLSDGNGIPLDACLTPGQTHESTQVETIMEHVAIERASGRVRRRPCRLAADRAYDAQRIRHFLRLRGIKPIIPPKQHKGKRKRGRPIGYDREQYRRRSGIEQCVGWLKECRAVATRYEKLALNYLGLIKLAFIERYLRLLTRAVVPT
- a CDS encoding tyrosine-type recombinase/integrase, which gives rise to MDTAQFGSKEPIVQSIDAFLRCLEGKNRSEATRHAYETDLLQFYLWLKDNNSYASSPEKITKTDVTEFLTACARRGLSGVSRARKLAAIREYYRYLVDHEVIVKSPTAGVATPKREQNIRKHLAPYEYHSMLVAAAGSPRDYAILQVFLQTGLRVSELCALRFSDLEMSAKPYPLLHVRLGKGMRARTIALEKKVAQALKNYLAQRPDSLNDAVFLNYYGEPIGERGVRKIVAKYVQASGITKRISPHSLRHTFATQKAEKGVSTYQLQEWLGHANLNTTQVYVHLAKQSGGKVMEQTSL